From one Euwallacea fornicatus isolate EFF26 chromosome 4, ASM4011564v1, whole genome shotgun sequence genomic stretch:
- the LOC136350969 gene encoding uncharacterized protein isoform X2 yields the protein MQHLSEISFTFLNNQICTNCRQPITCGPVYLINDLSILCGRCRMTAKDHYRNFAYEALARAFVYPCRNWKKHCSIKLEWNESLTHEMECDYDGCCDLLCCHPGAFFKGQRETPFDEPRWTMVPENFLDELECVLCGGYLNSAPIFLQSNGQNVCHRCIYTNGTPPNCRRNYAYEDFAQIFLFPCSYRNRGCKERLPFGKEVWKHESQCEYGSNQQRVEKDLRQRQVDEARASLRPVQNQPSHFTTNQPNPPASSDNKPRKEKGLVQTHTGHVWATITPQKALFAPPDDYTDQANKNLLKSLVKKHEKQRRRADDVYNNVNARRFSDCESVSTNESFGQKGSGYSTPDHLEPPRRPYYDRQPPLEYARQNSVDSEAPPHPSQYPILQPHQLNERFDAIPRDSYRGSIKRESSRGNTCLINELKLKQDQIKRTHSIKTEKPANGLVYRQGGNLEGISENYRQY from the exons ATGCAGCATCTTTCGGAGATTTCTTTCACCTTTCTCAACAATCAAATCTGTACCAATTGCAGACAGCCCATTACTTGTGGCCCAGTTTACCTCATCAACGACTTGAGCATATTGTGTGGACGATGTCGTATGACGGCCAAGGATCATTACAG AAATTTCGCATACGAAGCTTTAGCCAGAGCTTTCGTCTATCCCTGCAGAAACTGGAAGAAGCACTGTTCAATTAAACTCGAATGGAATGAAAGTTTGACCCACGAAATGGAATGCGACTACGATGGATGCTGTGACCTATTGTGCTGTCATCCTGGGGCTTTTTTCAAAGGGCAAAGGGAGACACCTTTTGATG AACCCCGGTGGACAATGGTGCCTGAAAATTTCCTTGACGAACTAGAGTGCGTGCTATGCGGGGGATACCTCAACAGCGCTCCCATTTTTCTTCAGTCAAATGGTCAAAATGTGTGTCATAGGTGCATCTACACCAATGGAACCCCTCCTAATTGTCGCAGGAATTATGCGTATGAGGATTTCGCCCAGATATTTCTGTTTCCTTGCTCTTACCGAAATCGAG gcTGCAAGGAAAGACTCCCTTTCGGTAAAGAAGTCTGGAAACATGAATCCCAATGTGAGTATGGTTCAAACCAACAAAGAGTGGAAAAGGACCTTCGGCAGCGTCAGGTAGACGAAGCCCGAGCAAGCCTGAGACCTGTGCAAAATCAACCGTCCCACTTCACAACAAACCAGCCAAACCCACCAGCATCCAGCGACAACAAACCCCGTAAAGAGAAAGGTCTAGTGCAGACCCATACTGGTCACGTCTGGGCAACAATCACCCCCCAGAAAGCCCTTTTTGCACCTCCTGATGACTACACTGATCAAGCCAACAAAAACTTGCTAAAATCACTGGTTAAAAAGCACGAGAAGCAAAGACGAAGAGCTGATGATGTTTATAACAATGTCAATGCAAGAAGATTCTCAGATTGTGAGTCAGTTTCAACAAATGAGTCCTTCGGACAAAAGGGCAGCGGCTACAGTACGCCTGACCATCTGGAACCTCCCAGAAGACCTTATTATGATCGGCAGCCTCCTTTGGAATACGCCAGGCAAAATTCAGTTGATTCTGAAGCACCTCCACATCCTTCACAATACCCGATATTGCAGCCCCATCAATTGAATGAAAGATTCGATGCGATTCCGAGGGATTCTTACAGGGGGAGTATTAAGAGGGAGAGTTCCAGGGGTAACACTTGCCTTATCAACGAGTTGAAGCTGAAGCAGGACCAGATCAAGAGGACTCATTCCATTAAAACAGAAAAGCCTGCCAACGGGTTAGTTTATAGGCAGGGTGGAAATTTAGAGGGTATTTCTGAGAATTATAGGCAATATTAG
- the LOC136350969 gene encoding uncharacterized protein isoform X1 — protein MICLFQVKMQHLSEISFTFLNNQICTNCRQPITCGPVYLINDLSILCGRCRMTAKDHYRNFAYEALARAFVYPCRNWKKHCSIKLEWNESLTHEMECDYDGCCDLLCCHPGAFFKGQRETPFDEPRWTMVPENFLDELECVLCGGYLNSAPIFLQSNGQNVCHRCIYTNGTPPNCRRNYAYEDFAQIFLFPCSYRNRGCKERLPFGKEVWKHESQCEYGSNQQRVEKDLRQRQVDEARASLRPVQNQPSHFTTNQPNPPASSDNKPRKEKGLVQTHTGHVWATITPQKALFAPPDDYTDQANKNLLKSLVKKHEKQRRRADDVYNNVNARRFSDCESVSTNESFGQKGSGYSTPDHLEPPRRPYYDRQPPLEYARQNSVDSEAPPHPSQYPILQPHQLNERFDAIPRDSYRGSIKRESSRGNTCLINELKLKQDQIKRTHSIKTEKPANGLVYRQGGNLEGISENYRQY, from the exons ATGATATGCCTGTTTCAGGTCAAAATGCAGCATCTTTCGGAGATTTCTTTCACCTTTCTCAACAATCAAATCTGTACCAATTGCAGACAGCCCATTACTTGTGGCCCAGTTTACCTCATCAACGACTTGAGCATATTGTGTGGACGATGTCGTATGACGGCCAAGGATCATTACAG AAATTTCGCATACGAAGCTTTAGCCAGAGCTTTCGTCTATCCCTGCAGAAACTGGAAGAAGCACTGTTCAATTAAACTCGAATGGAATGAAAGTTTGACCCACGAAATGGAATGCGACTACGATGGATGCTGTGACCTATTGTGCTGTCATCCTGGGGCTTTTTTCAAAGGGCAAAGGGAGACACCTTTTGATG AACCCCGGTGGACAATGGTGCCTGAAAATTTCCTTGACGAACTAGAGTGCGTGCTATGCGGGGGATACCTCAACAGCGCTCCCATTTTTCTTCAGTCAAATGGTCAAAATGTGTGTCATAGGTGCATCTACACCAATGGAACCCCTCCTAATTGTCGCAGGAATTATGCGTATGAGGATTTCGCCCAGATATTTCTGTTTCCTTGCTCTTACCGAAATCGAG gcTGCAAGGAAAGACTCCCTTTCGGTAAAGAAGTCTGGAAACATGAATCCCAATGTGAGTATGGTTCAAACCAACAAAGAGTGGAAAAGGACCTTCGGCAGCGTCAGGTAGACGAAGCCCGAGCAAGCCTGAGACCTGTGCAAAATCAACCGTCCCACTTCACAACAAACCAGCCAAACCCACCAGCATCCAGCGACAACAAACCCCGTAAAGAGAAAGGTCTAGTGCAGACCCATACTGGTCACGTCTGGGCAACAATCACCCCCCAGAAAGCCCTTTTTGCACCTCCTGATGACTACACTGATCAAGCCAACAAAAACTTGCTAAAATCACTGGTTAAAAAGCACGAGAAGCAAAGACGAAGAGCTGATGATGTTTATAACAATGTCAATGCAAGAAGATTCTCAGATTGTGAGTCAGTTTCAACAAATGAGTCCTTCGGACAAAAGGGCAGCGGCTACAGTACGCCTGACCATCTGGAACCTCCCAGAAGACCTTATTATGATCGGCAGCCTCCTTTGGAATACGCCAGGCAAAATTCAGTTGATTCTGAAGCACCTCCACATCCTTCACAATACCCGATATTGCAGCCCCATCAATTGAATGAAAGATTCGATGCGATTCCGAGGGATTCTTACAGGGGGAGTATTAAGAGGGAGAGTTCCAGGGGTAACACTTGCCTTATCAACGAGTTGAAGCTGAAGCAGGACCAGATCAAGAGGACTCATTCCATTAAAACAGAAAAGCCTGCCAACGGGTTAGTTTATAGGCAGGGTGGAAATTTAGAGGGTATTTCTGAGAATTATAGGCAATATTAG